A portion of the Celeribacter baekdonensis genome contains these proteins:
- a CDS encoding CPBP family intramembrane glutamic endopeptidase, which produces MIPPRPHPYDAILRSAARCPELWRIAVQILAALALGALVTPLLYALIGRMAPALMPISFGPNGVVIGATPGGMFVLLSGYGVLLVGSVILARRLHRRSLREITGPANVMRRQFFATLKWIALLSFVTMLLPWDNPESELSENLGLGLWLFWMPFALLGLMIQITAEEVFFRGYLQSQLIASTKSYTLGVLASSVLFGLGHLSGAAEGAAAIFPVVWAILFGLVAGDLTARSGTIGPACALHLMNNATAMLIAPQQDMMSGFGRMVQTLNLTDAYSDPKVIVFQTLLLLATWLTARLAIRR; this is translated from the coding sequence ATGATCCCGCCCCGCCCTCATCCCTATGATGCGATCCTGCGGTCTGCGGCGCGGTGCCCCGAGCTTTGGCGTATAGCAGTTCAGATCTTGGCTGCTTTGGCGCTTGGGGCTTTGGTCACACCTTTGCTCTATGCGCTGATCGGGCGCATGGCCCCCGCGTTGATGCCGATTAGCTTTGGCCCGAACGGGGTTGTCATCGGGGCCACGCCCGGTGGGATGTTTGTGTTGCTCTCGGGCTATGGCGTGCTTTTGGTCGGCAGTGTGATTTTGGCACGTCGGTTGCACAGGCGCAGCCTGCGCGAGATCACCGGACCGGCGAACGTGATGCGCAGGCAATTTTTCGCAACCCTCAAATGGATCGCACTCCTGAGCTTTGTCACCATGTTGCTGCCATGGGACAATCCTGAGTCTGAGCTGTCTGAAAATCTAGGCCTTGGCCTGTGGTTGTTTTGGATGCCCTTCGCGCTTTTGGGTCTGATGATCCAAATCACCGCCGAAGAGGTGTTTTTTCGTGGCTATTTGCAAAGCCAACTGATCGCCTCGACCAAATCCTATACGCTGGGTGTGCTGGCCTCCTCCGTCTTGTTCGGACTGGGCCATCTCAGCGGTGCGGCCGAGGGCGCGGCGGCGATCTTCCCCGTTGTCTGGGCGATACTGTTCGGGCTTGTCGCGGGCGATCTGACCGCGCGCTCGGGCACAATCGGTCCGGCCTGTGCGCTTCACCTGATGAACAACGCCACCGCCATGTTGATTGCACCGCAACAAGATATGATGTCTGGCTTTGGTCGCATGGTCCAAACGCTTAATCTCACCGACGCCTATAGCGACCCAAAAGTGATCGTCTTTCAAACGCTGCTTTTGTTGGCAACTTGGCTGACCGCAAGGCTTGCGATCAGGCGCTGA
- a CDS encoding DUF6478 family protein, which yields MSSRVGKLFEKRFNKLSISRWARRARSAETLDVATLRWLRAQARSLRWELDQFLFVAEGRLALPLIGSNAMQLPLYTDWSHRPELWRGPIAQQGVSAVPTKTSIGSEATLFHDCQISELTYRQMRNSSESDLAPFGLRLDVFRFDGSFLSLSVNMPDEVCHGLSLRHLVRLDFSVDLEKPIEIFARLNVKHGPNLEQLVRELPLHSDEGFVDFDLAYTKLNEKRVEKLWVDLIFEGPEMNQIVLRDLTLSRRPRAEL from the coding sequence ATGAGCAGTCGGGTCGGTAAGCTGTTTGAAAAGCGTTTCAACAAACTATCCATTTCGCGTTGGGCGCGTCGCGCACGTTCTGCGGAGACACTTGATGTGGCGACATTGCGGTGGCTGCGTGCTCAGGCTCGCAGCCTGCGGTGGGAATTGGATCAATTCCTTTTTGTCGCCGAAGGCCGATTGGCATTGCCGCTGATTGGATCGAATGCGATGCAATTGCCGCTTTATACCGATTGGTCACATCGACCTGAATTGTGGCGCGGTCCGATTGCGCAACAAGGGGTCTCCGCGGTGCCGACGAAAACGTCGATCGGTTCTGAGGCGACGCTGTTTCACGATTGCCAAATTTCGGAATTGACCTACCGGCAAATGCGCAACAGTTCGGAGTCGGATCTTGCACCGTTTGGATTGCGCTTGGATGTGTTTCGTTTCGACGGCTCATTTTTGTCGCTGTCGGTCAATATGCCCGATGAGGTCTGCCACGGGTTGAGTTTGCGTCATTTGGTACGCTTGGATTTTTCGGTGGACCTTGAAAAGCCGATCGAAATTTTTGCACGGTTGAATGTGAAACACGGGCCAAACCTTGAACAATTGGTGCGGGAATTGCCTTTGCACTCTGACGAAGGCTTTGTCGATTTTGATTTGGCCTACACCAAGCTGAATGAAAAGCGGGTTGAAAAACTTTGGGTCGATTTGATCTTTGAAGGCCCCGAAATGAACCAAATTGTCCTGCGGGACCTGACCCTGTCGCGCCGTCCGCGCGCGGAACTTTGA
- a CDS encoding bifunctional folylpolyglutamate synthase/dihydrofolate synthase — MTSPSSDIILDRLMSLHPKIIDLVLDRVWRLLDALDHPERDLPPVIHIAGTNGKGSTQAMIRAGLEAAGKSVHAYTSPHLARFHERIRLAGTFISEPALMQVLEECEIANGGAPITYFEITTVAGILAMARTPADYTLLEVGLGGRLDATNVVESPTLSIITPISIDHTQYLGETLAEIAAEKAGIIKRGVPCIVGPQPDEAMEVIEARAARMGAPLMAYGQHWHVWEERGRLIYQDEHGLRDLPLPRLIGHHQIINAGAAIAALRQLGVDDTALEAALTDAYWPARMQRLATGPLTDAAPKAELWLDGGHNPAAGIALAEALDRLPRRPTYMVCGMLNTKDVGGYLKPLARHAERLYAVSIPDAQATLPASATAETAREDGMDAVESESVLTAVQEIVSAAPEARILICGSLYLAGHILQDNA, encoded by the coding sequence GTGACATCCCCCTCGTCGGACATCATCCTTGATCGGTTGATGTCACTTCACCCCAAGATCATTGATCTTGTTCTGGATCGTGTCTGGCGTTTGCTGGACGCTTTGGATCACCCCGAACGCGATCTGCCCCCGGTGATCCACATTGCCGGCACCAACGGCAAAGGATCAACCCAAGCGATGATCCGCGCCGGGCTTGAGGCCGCTGGAAAATCGGTGCACGCCTATACCTCGCCACATCTGGCGCGGTTTCACGAACGCATTCGTTTGGCGGGCACGTTTATTTCCGAACCCGCGCTGATGCAGGTGTTGGAAGAATGTGAAATCGCCAATGGCGGCGCGCCGATCACCTATTTCGAAATCACCACCGTTGCGGGCATCCTCGCCATGGCGCGCACGCCTGCCGATTATACCTTGCTTGAGGTCGGCCTTGGCGGGCGGCTGGATGCGACCAATGTGGTCGAGTCCCCGACCCTAAGCATCATCACCCCGATCTCGATTGATCACACCCAATATCTGGGCGAAACTCTGGCCGAAATTGCGGCGGAAAAAGCCGGGATTATCAAACGCGGTGTGCCCTGTATCGTCGGCCCGCAACCCGACGAGGCGATGGAGGTCATCGAGGCCCGCGCCGCCCGTATGGGCGCACCGCTTATGGCCTATGGTCAACACTGGCATGTATGGGAAGAACGCGGTCGCTTGATTTATCAGGACGAACACGGGCTGCGCGACCTGCCGTTGCCGCGTCTGATCGGCCATCACCAAATCATCAACGCAGGCGCGGCCATTGCCGCCCTGCGTCAACTTGGCGTTGACGATACCGCCCTTGAGGCTGCTTTGACCGACGCCTATTGGCCCGCCCGTATGCAACGCCTTGCTACCGGGCCCTTGACCGATGCTGCCCCGAAGGCCGAGCTTTGGCTCGACGGCGGGCACAACCCCGCCGCGGGGATCGCCTTGGCCGAGGCTCTGGACCGTTTGCCAAGACGTCCAACGTATATGGTCTGCGGCATGCTGAACACCAAAGACGTGGGCGGATACCTCAAACCGCTCGCGCGCCATGCCGAGCGGCTTTATGCCGTGTCGATCCCCGACGCCCAAGCCACCCTGCCCGCCTCGGCCACCGCCGAAACCGCCCGCGAGGATGGCATGGACGCCGTTGAATCCGAGAGTGTTTTGACCGCAGTGCAAGAGATCGTCAGCGCCGCCCCCGAGGCACGTATTCTGATCTGTGGCTCGCTCTATCTCGCTGGGCACATCCTGCAAGACAACGCGTGA
- a CDS encoding LLM class flavin-dependent oxidoreductase, translated as MSLEFGIDTFGDVTWDAQGRDLSHGQVIRNVIEEAKLADAVGLDIFGLGEHHRDDFAVSAPDTILAAIAAVTSKIKLTSAVTVLSSDDPIRVFQRFSTIQAISNGRAEVTLGRGSFTESFPLFGFDLSDYEMLFEEKFEIFSKLTSAEKISWSGRHRTPLKSQAVYPRPEKPIPVWVGVGGTPESVVRAATNNMSMSLAIIGGPPARFAPYAGLYRDVREKMDAATLPIGCHSPGHIAATDQEARDRFFDGYRVMHQRIGRTRGWPPLTRDAFEHEVENGALYVGSPDTVARKIAATVQALDVQRFDLKYSAGPVSHEVLMDNIRLYGEEVVPRVRAILGLTT; from the coding sequence ATGTCTTTGGAATTCGGAATCGACACGTTTGGCGATGTCACTTGGGACGCTCAGGGCCGCGATCTGTCGCATGGCCAGGTGATCCGCAACGTCATTGAAGAGGCAAAACTGGCCGATGCGGTTGGCCTCGACATTTTCGGTCTGGGCGAACATCACCGCGACGATTTTGCGGTCTCCGCCCCGGACACGATTTTGGCCGCCATCGCCGCTGTGACCTCAAAGATCAAACTGACCTCTGCGGTCACCGTGTTGTCCTCTGACGATCCGATCCGGGTGTTTCAGCGATTTTCCACGATCCAAGCCATCTCAAATGGTCGCGCCGAAGTCACGCTTGGGCGCGGATCATTTACCGAATCTTTCCCGCTCTTTGGTTTTGATCTCTCAGATTATGAGATGTTGTTTGAGGAAAAATTTGAGATTTTTTCCAAACTGACCAGCGCGGAGAAAATCAGTTGGTCGGGACGCCATCGCACCCCGTTGAAATCTCAAGCGGTTTATCCGCGCCCTGAAAAACCAATCCCGGTTTGGGTCGGCGTCGGCGGAACGCCCGAATCCGTGGTGCGCGCCGCCACCAATAACATGTCGATGTCTTTGGCCATCATCGGCGGTCCGCCCGCCCGTTTTGCGCCTTATGCCGGCTTGTACCGAGACGTGCGCGAAAAAATGGATGCGGCAACCTTGCCCATTGGCTGTCATTCGCCGGGCCATATTGCCGCCACGGACCAAGAGGCGCGGGATCGGTTTTTTGACGGCTACCGCGTGATGCACCAACGCATTGGGCGCACACGCGGCTGGCCGCCGCTGACCCGGGACGCATTTGAGCACGAGGTCGAAAATGGCGCGCTTTACGTTGGCTCGCCCGACACGGTGGCGCGCAAAATCGCCGCCACGGTTCAGGCGCTCGATGTGCAGCGGTTTGATTTGAAATATTCCGCTGGGCCGGTCAGCCATGAGGTGCTGATGGACAACATTCGGCTTTATGGCGAAGAGGTTGTGCCACGGGTGCGCGCGATTTTGGGCCTCA
- the accD gene encoding acetyl-CoA carboxylase, carboxyltransferase subunit beta, which yields MNWISNYVRPKINSLFSKHDTPDNLWTKCPECNTMLFHRELADNLNVCTNCDHHMHITPRARFSALFDGGVFSEIKVPEPIEDPLKFRDQKRYPERMKAAQRSTGEKEAMLVAEGEMGRTPIVAAAQDFSFMAGSMGMYVGNAFIAGVERAIALKRPFVMFSAAGGARMQEGILSLMQMPRTTVAVEMLKEAGLPYIVVLTHPTTGGVTASYAMLGDVQIAEPNALICFAGPRVIEQTIREKLPEGFQRAEYLLDHGMLDRVTHRGQMKSELVTILRMLGQMTPAVAGDLPAPAPEVKPLEAAKPQTPPAKDAQK from the coding sequence ATGAACTGGATTTCCAACTACGTCCGTCCAAAGATCAATTCGCTGTTTTCCAAACACGATACCCCGGACAACCTTTGGACCAAATGTCCTGAATGCAACACCATGCTGTTCCATCGCGAATTGGCAGACAATCTCAATGTCTGCACCAATTGCGATCACCACATGCATATCACGCCGCGCGCGCGCTTTTCGGCGCTGTTTGATGGCGGGGTGTTTTCTGAGATCAAGGTTCCCGAACCGATTGAAGACCCTTTGAAATTCCGCGACCAAAAACGCTATCCCGAGCGGATGAAAGCGGCACAGCGTTCCACTGGCGAAAAAGAAGCCATGTTGGTGGCTGAGGGCGAGATGGGCCGCACGCCGATCGTGGCCGCGGCACAGGATTTCTCGTTCATGGCTGGCTCCATGGGCATGTATGTCGGCAATGCGTTCATCGCCGGTGTTGAGCGCGCCATCGCACTCAAACGCCCGTTTGTGATGTTCTCCGCCGCAGGCGGTGCCCGGATGCAGGAGGGGATTCTCTCCCTCATGCAAATGCCGCGCACCACCGTGGCCGTCGAGATGCTCAAAGAGGCGGGTCTGCCCTATATTGTTGTGCTCACCCATCCGACCACCGGCGGTGTCACCGCCTCCTACGCCATGCTGGGTGACGTGCAAATCGCTGAACCCAATGCGCTGATCTGTTTCGCGGGTCCGCGCGTGATCGAACAAACGATTCGTGAAAAACTACCCGAGGGCTTCCAGCGCGCCGAATATCTTTTGGATCACGGGATGTTGGATCGGGTGACCCACCGAGGTCAGATGAAATCCGAATTGGTCACGATCCTACGCATGTTGGGACAAATGACCCCGGCCGTTGCGGGGGATCTTCCGGCACCGGCTCCCGAGGTCAAACCTCTTGAGGCCGCAAAGCCCCAAACGCCCCCCGCCAAGGACGCGCAAAAGTGA